The proteins below come from a single Triticum aestivum cultivar Chinese Spring chromosome 5D, IWGSC CS RefSeq v2.1, whole genome shotgun sequence genomic window:
- the LOC123122896 gene encoding kinesin-like protein KIN-7A, whose product MAASRPPSTPMSKIERAPTLTPGGSSKSKEEKIFVTVRVRPLSKKELAMKDQVVWECADSQTILYKGPPQDRAAPTSYTFDKVFGQSCQTDLVYEDGAKDVAMSALTGINATIFAYGQTSSGKTFTMRGVTESAVSDLYKHIENTPEREFTIKISAMEIYNEDVKDLLKPGSGSLRLLDDPEKGPIVDKLDEQVAKDKEHLRHLISICEEQRQVGETALNDASSRSHQIIKLTVESKLREVSGCVKSFVASLNFVDLAGSERAAQTQAIGARLKEGSHINRSLLTLTKVIRKLSSEKRSGHIPYRDSKLTRILQLSLGGNARTAIICTMSPALTYVEQSRNTLFFATCAKEVTNTAKVNMVISDKQLVKQLQMEVARLQAGQRTADHASPSEILIMEKDSKIRQMEIEMEELRKERDNARLQLEELRKKMGDKQGWNSFESPQTARKCLTFSGSLQPSRMVKIRNSIRQSSTAPFMLKHEIRKLEQLQQQLEVEANRAIEVLHKEVECHKHGNQDAAETIAKLQAEIREMQTVRSQNRDVEMITDEGNGSDLKDEITRLHMQGSDIAKLEAKLENVQRSIDKLVMSLPNAGTQCNESSTKSNASKKKRRMLLPLGVSNLNRPNLARAPCSPDSSTRTLEPEVENRAPDSHTASHEDSGKATHAKSEDTGDISSRDEAPRNRGSGSVNMKKMQRMFQNAAEENVRNIRDYVTELKERVAKLQYQKQLLVCQVLELESNEGKPNDMEEDPQENAGCLQDGPESWERLFKEQMQHIIQLWDICYVSIIHRTQFYRLFRGDTADQIYIEVEVRRLLWLQQHLAEVGDASPAAPGDELAVSRASSIKALRNEREFLARRMGSKMTEEERERLFIKWRVPLEAKQRKLQLASKLWTDPDDEAHVEESAGIVARLVGFCEGGNVSKELFELNFASPAAKKPWLTAGWHPISNMIRERAQLW is encoded by the exons ATGGCTGCATCAAGGCCACCAAGCACCCCTATGTCAAAGATTGAGCGTGCACCAACCCTTACCCCTGGTGGTAGCTCCAAGTCCAAGGAGGAGAAAATATTTGTCACGGTTAGGGTGCGACCATTGAGCAAGAaggagctagccatgaaggatcagGTTGTGTGGGAATGTGCTGATAGCCAGACAATTCTATACAAGGGTCCCCCACAGGACCGGGCTGCACCCACCTCTTACACTTTTG ATAAGGTGTTTGGGCAGAGTTGTCAGACGGATCTGGTTTATGAAGATGGAGCTAAGGATGTTGCCATGTCTGCATTGACAGGCATTAATG CCACTATTTTTGCCTATGGTCAGACTAGCAGTGGCAAGACATTTACCATGAGAGGTGTGACAGAGAGTGCTGTTAGTGATTTATACAAGCACATAGAAAAT ACCCCCGAGAGGGAATTTACTATCAAGATATCTGCTATGGAAATCTACAATGAGGACGTGAAGGATCTTTTAAAACCTGGCTCTGGTTCCCTTCGGCTGTTAGATGATCCTGAG AAGGGACCCATTGTGGATAAGTTGGATGAACAGGTTGCCAAGGACAAAGAACATCTGAGGCATCTAATCAGCATTTGTGAAG AACAAAGGCAAGTTGGGGAGACTGCACTAAATGACGCTAGCTCACGCTCCCACCAAATCATTAAGCTG ACAGTGGAGAGTAAGCTCCGTGAGGTATCAGGCTGTGTCAAATCTTTTGTTGCCAGTCTA AATTTTGTTGACCTTGCTGGAAGCGAACGGGCTGCACAGACACAAGCAATTGGTGCAAGATTGAAAGAAGGATCCCACATAAATCGCAGTTTGTTGACTTTGACTAAAGTCATCCGGAAGCTAAG CTCCGAGAAAAGAAGTGGACACATACCATATCGGGATTCGAAGCTAACACGCATTTTGCAACTTTCTTTGGGTGGGAATGCAAGAACAGCCATCATCTGTACCATGAGCCCAGCCCTGACATACGTAGAACAATCTAGAAATACTTTATTCTTTGCAACCTGTGCCAAGGAGGTCACAAATACTGCAAAAGTTAATATG GTTATATCTGACAAGCAACTTGTGAAGCAGCTTCAAATGGAAGTTGCTAGGCTGCAAGCAGGACAAAGAACTGCCGACCATGCCTCCCCGTCTGAGATCCTCATAATGGAGAAGGACAGCAAAATTAGACAG ATGGAAATAGAAATGGAAGAACTCAGGAAAGAACGAGATAATGCACGTTTGCAACTCGAAGAATTACGAAAGAAGATGGGTGACAAGCAA GGGTGGAATTCCTTCGAGTCGCCACAAACGGCCCGAAAGTGCCTCACATTTTCTGGGTCACTACAGCCTAGTAGAATGGTCAAGATAAGGAATTCAATCAGGCAATCATCCACTGCTCCATTTATGCTAAAGCATGAAATTCGCAAGCTCGAGCAGCTACAGCAACAGCTTGAGGTTGAAGCGAACCGAGCTATTGAAGTATTGCACAAGGAGGTTGAGTGCCACAAACATGGCAACCAAGATGCAGCGGAAACTATTGCAAAACTTCAGGCAGAAATCAGGGAGATGCAGACTGTTAGATCTCAGAACAGAGATGTTGAGATGATTACAGATGAAGGAAATGGGTCTGATCTGAAAGATGAAATTACCAGGCTGCATATGCAAGGTAGTGACATTGCTAAACTTGAGGCGAAACTAGAAAATGTACAGAGGTCTATTGACAAATTGGTCATGTCACTTCCAAATGCTGGCACGCAGTGTAATGAGTCGTCCACAAAGTCCAATGCGTCAAAAAAGAAGAGGAGGATGCTTCTTCCACTGGGCGTAAGCAACCTGAACAGACCAAATCTAGCACGAGCGCCTTGCTCTCCTGACTCTTCTACCAGAACTTTGGAGCCAGAAGTTGAGAATAGAGCTCCAGACAGTCACACTGCGTCTCATGAGGATTCAGGAAAAGCTACTCACGCCAAGAGTGAAGACACTGGAGATATATCGTCGCGTGATGAAGCGCCGCGCAACAGGGGATCCGGCTCAGTGAACATGAAAAAGATGCAGAGGATGTTCCAAaatgctgctgaagaaaatgtaaggaACATCAGGGATTATGTGACAGAGCTGAAGGAGCGGGTGGCGAAACTTCAGTACCAAAAGCAGCTGCTTGTCTGCCAG GTCTTGGAGTTGGAATCTAATGAAGGCAAACCAAATGACATGGAAGAAGATCCACAAGAGAATGCCGGATGTCTACAAGACGGTCCTGAGTCATGGGAGAGATTGTTTAAGGAGCAGATGCAGCACATTATCCAGCTTTGGGATATCTGCTATGTATCGATCATACACAGGACCCAGTTCTACCGGCTATTCAGGGGGGACACGGCAGACCAGATATACATCGAAGTTGAAGTCCGAAGACTGTTGTGGTTGCAGCAGCATTTGGCTGAAGTCGGTGATGCAAGCCCTGCTGCACCTGGTGACGAGCTTGCAGTTTCTCGAGCCTCAAG CATCAAGGCGCTGAGGAACGAGCGGGAGTTTCTGGCGAGGCGGATGGGGTCCAAGATGACGGAGGAGGAGCGGGAGCGGCTGTTCATCAAGTGGCGGGTGCCCCTGGAGGCGAAGCAGCGGAAGCTGCAGCTGGCGAGCAAGCTGTGGACGGACCCGGACGACGAGGCGCACGTCGAGGAGAGCGCCGGCATCGTGGCCCGGCTGGTGGGCTTCTGCGAGGGCGGCAACGTCAGCAAGGAGCTGTTCGAGCTCAACTTCGCGTCGCCGGCGGCCAAGAAGCCGTGGCTCACGGCGGGCTGGCACCCCATTTCCAACATGATCAGGGAGAGGGCCCAGCTCTGGTGA